A genomic window from Vitis riparia cultivar Riparia Gloire de Montpellier isolate 1030 chromosome 18, EGFV_Vit.rip_1.0, whole genome shotgun sequence includes:
- the LOC117907753 gene encoding laccase-15-like, giving the protein MWLIMKVFLLQILAFLLFGGGIYCQASTRRLTFVVKEASYTRLCSPKNILTVNGQFPGPTIYAKKGETIIVDVYNKGKENITIHWHGVSMPRYPWTDGPEYITQCPIQPGSKFRQKIILSFEEGTLWWHAHSDWTRATVHGAIIIYPKNGTKYPFPKPNAEVPIILGQWWKSDVNVVRDEALATGADPNASDSLLINGQPGDLFPCSKSGTFKLTVDHGKTYLLRIINAALHEALFFSIAKHKMTVVGTDGSYTKPLTRDYITIYPGQTYDVLLEANQHLDHYYMAAKTYSIAPAARNFFDNTTTTAIIQYRGYYTPSSPLSLPYLPTYNDTNASVQVMAGLRSLADEEHPCNVPLSPSTKLIYTVGMNSYLCPNNSCAGPNGTRFSASINNISFQFPTIDILQAYYYNISGVYGDKFPSVPELVFDFTTDIIPLEYQTPKNGTEVRVLKYNSTVEIVFQGTNLIAGTHHPMHLHGYSFYVVGWGFGNFDKNKDPLRYNLVDPPLQSTISVPTKGWAAIRFEASNPGVWFMHCHVERHQTWGMDTAFIVKNGKHPEGQVLPPPSDMPPC; this is encoded by the exons ATGTGGCTGATCATGAAGGTTTTCCTCTTGCAAATTTTAGCGTTTCTACTTTTTGGTGGTGGCATCTATTGCCAAGCTTCAACCCGTCGGCTTACTTTTGTG GTGAAGGAAGCTTCATATACAAGGCTTTGTAGTCCCAAGAACATCTTAACAGTAAATGGACAATTTCCGGGACCAACTATATATGCTAAGAAAGGAGAGACGATCATTGTCGACGTTTataacaaaggaaaagaaaacatcaCCATTCATTG GCATGGGGTGAGCATGCCTAGATATCCATGGACAGATGGTCCCGAGTATATCACACAATGCCCAATTCAACCAGGGTCAAAGTTTAGGCAAAAGATCATCCTTTCCTTTGAGGAAGGCACTCTATGGTGGCATGCTCACAGTGATTGGACCCGAGCCACCGTTCATGGAGCTATAATCATCTATCCCAAGAATGGAACCAAGTATCCTTTTCCCAAACCTAATGCAGAAGTTCCCATCATATTAG GACAATGGTGGAAGAGTGATGTGAATGTGGTTCGAGATGAAGCGCTTGCAACTGGAGCTGACCCCAATGCCTCTGATTCTTTATTGATAAATGGACAACCTGGTGATCTTTTTCCATGCTCAAAATCAG GCACATTCAAGCTAACGGTGGATCATGGAAAGACCTATCTACTTCGCATAATCAATGCTGCCTTGCACGAGgctctcttcttctccattgcTAAGCATAAAATGACAGTGGTTGGAACAGATGGTAGCTACACAAAACCATTGACACGAGATTATATCACAATATATCCTGGCCAAACCTATGATGTCTTACTAGAAGCTAACCAACACCTGGATCACTATTACATGGCAGCTAAAACTTATTCCATTGCCCCGGCAGCTCGTAATTTTTTTGACAACACAACCACCACAGCTATTATACAGTACAGGGGATACTACACTCCATCTTCACCTCTCTCCTTGCCTTATTTGCCTAcatacaatgacacaaatgcaTCGGTTCAGGTCATGGCCGGCCTCCGAAGCTTAGCAGATGAGGAACATCCTTGCAATGTCCCATTGAGCCCGAGCACCAAACTGATTTACACTGTTGGTATGAACTCGTACCTATGCCCCAATAATTCATGTGCAGGGCCCAATGGGACGCGGTTCTCCGCAAGTATAAACAACATAAGCTTCCAATTCCCTACAATTGACATACTGCAAGCTTACTATTATAACATTAGTGGTGTATATGGAGATAAATTTCCTAGTGTTCCAGAACTGGTGTTCGATTTTACCACTGATATTATTCCCTTAGAGTATCAGACGCCGAAAAACGGAACAGAAGTAAGGGTGCTTAAGTATAACTCCACAGTGGAGATTGTTTTCCAAGGGACAAACTTGATTGCAGGGACACACCACCccatgcatctccatggatacaGTTTCTATGTTGTTGGATGGGGATTTGGGAATTTCGATAAAAATAAGGACCCATTGCGCTACAATCTGGTGGATCCTCCCCTTCAGAGTACCATTTCTGTTCCTACGAAAGGTTGGGCTGCAATCAGATTCGAGGCATCCAACCCTG GAGTGTGGTTCATGCACTGCCATGTAGAACGCCATCAGACTTGGGGCATGGACACTGCGTTCATAGTGAAAAATGGTAAACACCCAGAAGGTCAAGTGCTGCCTCCGCCATCCGACATGCCACCATGTTGA